One part of the Malus sylvestris chromosome 2, drMalSylv7.2, whole genome shotgun sequence genome encodes these proteins:
- the LOC126586653 gene encoding protein MIZU-KUSSEI 1-like: MAAAETQPPPPLLPASSPRSENPKPTTPTMNTPPPISLQPSTKKGPSKPTKLFRRFRAVFRSFPIISPSCKIPVSLHGNRIGDGHLHGGTRMTGTLFGCRKARVNLVIQESPRCLPMLVLELGIPTGKLLQDMGMGLVRIALECEKKPGQKTKVVDEPIWVLYCNGKKSGYGVRREPTEDDLSVMQVLHAVSMGAGVLPNETELPDGDLMYMRAQFERVVGSRDSETYYMMNPDGNNGPELSVFFVRV, from the coding sequence ATGGCAGCAGCGGAAACACAGCCGCCACCGCCACTGCTACCAGCGTCGTCGCCACGGTCTGAAAACCCCAAACCAACTACACCAACTATGAATACACCTCCGCCTATCTCCCTCCAACCATCCACGAAAAAAGGTCCATCAAAACCTACAAAACTATTCCGGCGCTTTCGTGCTGTTTTCCGGTCATTTCCAATCATATCTCCTTCATGCAAGATTCCTGTTTCACTCCACGGAAACCGTATTGGAGATGGACACCTCCACGGAGGGACACGGATGACTGGAACCCTATTTGGGTGCCGTAAAGCTAGGGTTAACCTCGTTATCCAGGAAAGCCCTAGATGTCTTCCCATGCTTGTCCTTGAGCTTGGGATACCCACAGGAAAGCTCCTCCAAGATATGGGAATGGGGCTTGTTAGAATAGCCCTAGAGTGCGAAAAGAAACCGGGCCAGAAGACGAAGGTCGTTGATGAGCCGATATGGGTGTTATATTGCAATGGGAAGAAATCAGGGTACGGAGTTAGAAGGGAGCCGACGGAGGATGACTTGAGTGTGATGCAAGTGTTGCATGCAGTGTCCATGGGAGCTGGGGTGCTACCAAATGAAACTGAGTTGCCAGATGGTGACCTAATGTACATGAGAGCACAGTTCGAACGTGTTGTTGGGTCTAGGGATTCGGAGACATATTATATGATGAATCCGGATGGGAACAATGGCCCTGAGCTCAGTGTGTTCTTCGTCAGGGTCTAA
- the LOC126586630 gene encoding protein LNK3-like, producing MDWYYGVDDLVVPNDGQLDRLPSPDSWSRWGISPSEYFQSTNKCFSTYPQFNKESNFSGNSLFGEVEMETSANEKDPSSSSSACEGLSEASLQQTTLSYNRANNQPEDLAGLEQMDDIFLSSLLDDLPGAENAHKSFSFCSDSNGMLPTDSISTSTSLEAPSISSGVRSAGNSMYLQTHAFSPTVGSDKRVATTSQFNQCNSENKNFLPIKTARVFAPPEQSNRNGLVGEESSVEESVLHELEMVMKQLNEKTRICFRDSLYRLANNSNGNHTTQSQDGDEAMENEKPSSWTAQDETVRSGSNKGTESETNAIDRAIANLMFNEMDFNAQDLSGGASLDSKQEVTGATGQQADDAYRPQISHSHIHSLVPQDAEVPTLGEINMDVATDDDMHISFSSCNAGGKQKAPMREFESTTGF from the exons ATGGATTGGTATTACGGCGTTGATGATCTTGTTGTTCCAAATGATGGACAATTGGATAGGCTTCCATCACCGGACAGTTGGTCAAGATGGGGAATAAGTCCATCTGAATATTTTCAGTCGACTAATAAATGCTTTTCAACGTATCCACAATTCAACAAAGAGTCCAACTTTAGTGGTAACAGTTTGTTTGGTGAAGTCGAGATGGAAACTTCTGCTAATGAAAAAGATCCGTCGAGCAGTTCAAGTGCATGTGAAGGATTGTCCGAGGCCTCTCTTCAGCAGACCACTCTTTCATACAATCGGGCTAATAATCAACCTGAAGACCTAGCCGGACTCGAACAGATGGATGACATTTTCCT GAGTTCCTTACTTGACGATCTTCCTGGGGCAGAAAACGCACACAAATCATTCTCTTTTTGTTCTGATTCCAATGGCATGTTACCCACTGATAGTATCTCGACAAGCACGAGTTTGGAAGCACCAAGTATCTCGAGTGGTGTGCGCAGTGCAGGAAATTCAATGTATCTTCAGACTCATGCATTTTCACCAACTGTGGGTTCTGATAAACGGGTTGCCACTACTTCACAGTTTAATCAGTGCAACTCGGAGAACAAAAATTTTCTTCCAATAAAG ACAGCAAGAGTTTTTGCCCCACCCGAGCAAAGCAACAGGAATGGACTTGTTGGTGAGGAGTCATCAGTTGAAGAGTCTGTATTACATGAACTGGAAATGGTGATGAAACAG TTGAATGAGAAGACCCGAATTTGCTTTCGAGATTCCTTGTATCGTCTTGCAAACAACTCAAACGGAAATCACACTACACAGAGCCAAGATGGAGATGAAGCAATGGAAAATGAAAAACCCTCATCATGGACAGCCCAGGATGAAACAGTAAG GTCAGGGAGCAATAAAGGGACGGAATCAGAGACGAACGCCATTGACAGAGCCATCGCAAACCTCATGTTTAATGAGATGGACTTTAATGCACAGGACCTTTCTGGAGGCGCATCGTTAGACTCCAAACAAGAAGTCACTGGAGCGACTGGGCAACAAGCTGACGATGCTTACCGGCCACAAATCTCTCATTCACATATCCACTCACTTGTACCACAAGATGCTGAAGTTCCAACACTAGGTGAAATAAACATGGATGTGGCGACAGATGATGACATGCACATCAGTTTCTCGTCATGTAATGCTGGTGGGAAGCAAAAAGCTCCAATGAGGGAGTTCGAGTCTACAACTGGGTTCTAA